The Streptomyces phaeolivaceus genome has a window encoding:
- a CDS encoding MFS transporter — translation MGTDTVRTDAADEAAGRRREQRGWYFYDWACSVYSTSVLTVFLGPYLTEVAKSAADPDGYVHPLGIPVRAGSFFAYSVSLSVILAVVIMPLVGAAADRTGRKKPLLGTAAYVGAGATAGMFFLDGDRYLLGGMLLIVANAAQSVAMMLYNSYLPQIAPPEERDAVSSRGWAFGYAAGALVLVANLILFTAHDSFGVSEGMAVRICLASAGLWWGAFTLIPLSRLRDRGAPKGKAAGSEEGATAPGLRQLVATIRDMRRHPLTLAFLLAYLVYNDGIQTVISQASVYGSEELDLEQSTLIVAVLLVQILAVGGALGMGRLARRYGAKRTILGSLVAWTLILAAGYFLPAGAPVFFFVLASGIGLVLGGSQALSRSLFSHLVPAGKEAEYFSAYEMSDRGMSWLGPLLFGVTYQLTGSYRDAIISLVAFFVLGFALLARVPVRRAISDAGNPVPDRI, via the coding sequence GTGGGCACCGACACCGTGCGGACGGACGCGGCCGACGAGGCCGCGGGCAGACGGCGCGAACAGCGTGGCTGGTACTTCTACGACTGGGCCTGCTCCGTCTACTCGACCAGCGTCCTGACCGTGTTCCTCGGCCCCTATCTGACCGAGGTCGCCAAGTCCGCCGCCGATCCGGACGGTTACGTCCACCCTCTGGGCATACCGGTGCGGGCCGGCTCCTTCTTCGCGTACTCGGTGTCCCTGTCGGTGATCCTGGCCGTCGTGATCATGCCCCTGGTCGGCGCGGCTGCCGACCGCACGGGCCGCAAGAAGCCGCTCCTGGGCACGGCCGCCTATGTCGGGGCCGGCGCGACCGCCGGAATGTTCTTCCTGGACGGCGACCGCTACCTCCTCGGCGGCATGCTGCTGATCGTCGCGAACGCGGCGCAGTCCGTGGCGATGATGCTCTACAACTCCTACCTCCCCCAGATCGCGCCCCCCGAGGAACGCGACGCCGTGTCCTCCCGGGGCTGGGCCTTCGGCTACGCGGCGGGCGCCCTGGTCCTGGTCGCGAACCTGATCCTGTTCACGGCCCACGACTCCTTCGGCGTCTCCGAGGGCATGGCCGTCCGTATCTGCCTGGCCTCGGCGGGCCTGTGGTGGGGCGCGTTCACCCTGATCCCGCTGAGCCGCCTGCGCGACCGAGGCGCGCCGAAGGGCAAGGCCGCGGGGTCCGAGGAAGGGGCGACGGCCCCCGGTCTGCGCCAGCTCGTCGCGACCATCCGCGACATGCGCCGCCACCCGCTGACCCTCGCCTTCCTCCTCGCCTACCTCGTCTACAACGACGGCATCCAGACGGTGATCTCCCAGGCCTCGGTGTACGGCTCCGAGGAACTCGACCTGGAGCAGTCCACGCTGATCGTGGCGGTCCTGCTGGTGCAGATCCTGGCGGTGGGCGGCGCCCTCGGCATGGGCCGGCTCGCCCGGCGCTACGGCGCCAAGCGCACGATCCTCGGCTCCCTGGTCGCCTGGACCCTGATCCTCGCCGCCGGTTACTTCCTCCCGGCGGGCGCACCGGTCTTCTTCTTCGTCCTCGCCTCGGGCATCGGCCTGGTGCTCGGCGGCAGCCAGGCCCTCTCCCGCTCGCTGTTCTCGCATCTCGTACCGGCCGGCAAGGAGGCCGAGTACTTCTCCGCATACGAGATGAGCGACCGCGGGATGAGCTGGCTGGGCCCGCTGCTGTTCGGTGTGACCTACCAGCTGACCGGAAGCTATCGGGACGCGATCATCTCCCTGGTGGCCTTCTTCGTCCTGGGATTCGCCCTGCTCGCGAGGGTTCCGGTGCGCCGGGCGATCAGCGACGCGGGCAATCCCGTTCCGGACAGGATTTAG
- a CDS encoding glycerophosphodiester phosphodiesterase: MTAPIRHPYLDHPGPIAFAHRGGAADGPENTMAQFRRAVESGYRYIETDVHATLDGKLVAFHDSTLDRMTDGAGRIADLPWKDIRHARVAGVEPVPLFEELLEAFPDVRWNVDIKAEPALHPLLNLVARTESWDRVCVGSFSESRVARAQRLAGPRLATSYGTSGILGLRLRSWGIPASVRRSAVAAQVPESRSGVPVVDHRFVRAAHARGLQVHVWTVNEPQRMHRLLDLGVDGIMTDHIDTLRKVLEDRGTWV, from the coding sequence GTGACCGCCCCCATACGCCACCCCTACCTCGACCATCCGGGCCCGATCGCCTTCGCCCACCGGGGCGGGGCGGCGGACGGCCCGGAGAACACCATGGCCCAGTTCCGGCGGGCGGTGGAGTCGGGCTACCGCTACATCGAGACCGATGTGCACGCCACGCTCGACGGCAAGCTCGTCGCCTTCCACGACTCGACGCTGGACCGGATGACCGACGGGGCGGGTCGGATAGCCGACCTGCCGTGGAAGGACATCCGCCACGCGCGCGTGGCGGGCGTCGAACCGGTCCCTCTCTTCGAGGAACTCCTCGAAGCCTTCCCCGACGTCCGCTGGAACGTCGACATCAAGGCGGAGCCCGCGCTCCACCCCCTCCTCAACCTCGTCGCCCGCACCGAGTCCTGGGACCGGGTCTGCGTCGGCTCCTTCTCCGAGTCCCGGGTCGCCCGCGCCCAGCGCCTCGCCGGCCCGCGTCTGGCCACCTCGTACGGCACGAGCGGCATCCTGGGGCTGCGGCTGCGCTCCTGGGGCATCCCCGCGTCGGTGCGCCGCTCGGCGGTCGCGGCGCAGGTGCCGGAGTCCCGGTCGGGGGTCCCCGTGGTGGACCACCGGTTCGTGCGCGCCGCCCACGCGCGCGGGCTGCAGGTCCACGTCTGGACCGTGAACGAACCGCAACGTATGCACCGGCTCCTGGACCTGGGCGTCGATGGCATCATGACCGATCACATCGACACGCTGCGCAAGGTGCTTGAGGACCGGGGGACCTGGGTCTGA
- the yczE gene encoding membrane protein YczE, with amino-acid sequence MTTQDIPQVVPPRRLGRRLTQLYTGLALYGASSALLVRAGLGLEPWNVLHQGLAELTGLTIGVVSIVVGAMVLLLWIPLRQRPGLGTVSNVFVVGIAMDATLALVPEAHTMAVRIPLLVAGIVLNGVATGLYIAARFGPGPRDGLMTGLHRRTGRSVRLMRTVVEVAVLATGFALGGTVGVGTLLYALSIGPLAQFFLRLFAVPSESGSTVVATGPSKRAILPG; translated from the coding sequence TTGACCACACAGGACATACCGCAGGTAGTGCCGCCGCGTCGCCTCGGCCGACGGCTGACCCAGCTCTACACCGGGCTCGCGCTGTACGGCGCCAGCTCCGCTCTCCTCGTGCGGGCGGGCCTCGGCCTGGAGCCGTGGAACGTGCTGCACCAGGGCCTGGCGGAGCTGACCGGTCTGACGATCGGTGTGGTGTCGATCGTCGTGGGCGCGATGGTGCTGCTCCTGTGGATCCCGCTGCGCCAGCGCCCCGGCCTCGGCACGGTCTCCAACGTGTTCGTGGTCGGCATCGCGATGGACGCCACCCTGGCCCTGGTGCCCGAGGCGCACACCATGGCCGTGCGGATCCCCCTGCTCGTCGCCGGGATCGTGCTCAACGGTGTGGCGACCGGCCTCTACATCGCGGCCCGGTTCGGGCCGGGCCCGCGCGACGGCCTGATGACGGGGCTGCACCGCCGTACCGGACGCTCGGTCCGGCTGATGCGGACGGTGGTCGAGGTGGCGGTGCTGGCGACCGGCTTCGCCCTCGGCGGCACGGTGGGCGTGGGCACTCTCCTGTACGCGCTCTCCATCGGCCCGCTGGCCCAGTTCTTCCTGCGCCTGTTCGCCGTCCCCTCGGAATCCGGCAGCACGGTCGTTGCCACCGGTCCATCGAAGCGGGCCATACTGCCCGGGTGA
- a CDS encoding RNA polymerase-binding protein RbpA → MSERALRGTRLVVTSYETDRGIDLAPRQAVEYACEKGHRFEMPFSVEAEIPPEWECKVCGAQALLVDGDGPEEKKAKPARTHWDMLMERRTREELEEVLEERLAVLRSGAMNIAVHPRDSRKSA, encoded by the coding sequence ATGAGTGAGCGAGCTCTTCGCGGCACGCGCCTCGTGGTGACCAGCTACGAGACGGACCGCGGCATCGACTTGGCTCCGCGCCAGGCCGTGGAGTACGCATGCGAGAAGGGGCACCGCTTCGAGATGCCCTTCTCGGTCGAGGCGGAGATTCCGCCGGAGTGGGAGTGCAAGGTCTGCGGGGCCCAGGCACTCCTCGTGGACGGCGACGGCCCTGAGGAAAAGAAGGCCAAGCCCGCGCGTACGCATTGGGACATGCTGATGGAGCGGCGCACCCGTGAGGAACTCGAAGAGGTCCTCGAAGAGCGCCTGGCGGTTCTCCGCTCCGGCGCGATGAATATCGCGGTACATCCGCGAGACAGCCGCAAGTCCGCGTGA